From the Cryptomeria japonica chromosome 2, Sugi_1.0, whole genome shotgun sequence genome, one window contains:
- the LOC131071326 gene encoding abscisic stress-ripening protein 2 produces the protein MSFHHNHHHHGHHHHHHHGHQEGGYPFAALPPPAGAYLPVPAAYFPAPYSSQHAEEEAKKHKHREHMAEMGALAAGAFAMHERHEAKVDPQHAGRHKMEAQIAGAVAVGAAGYAVHEHHEANKYKPHHGHHHLGRHHH, from the exons ATGAGCTTCCATCACAATCACCACCACCACGGccaccatcatcaccaccaccatggCCATCAAGAAGGCGGCTATCCATTTGCGGCACTGCCACCGCCAGCAGGGGCTTATCTTCCAGTACCGGCAGCTTATTTCCCAGCGCCTTACTCTTCCCAACATGCAGAGGAAGAGGCAAAGAAGCACAAGCATCGTGAGCATATGGCCGAGATGGGAGCTCTGGCTGCAGGGGCTTTTGCCATG CACGAAAGGCATGAGGCGAAAGTGGATCCACAACACGCAGGGAGACATAAAATGGAGGCACAAATAGCTGGGGCTGTCGCCGTTGGCGCAGCGGGGTATGCTGTGCATGAACACCATGAGGCGAACAAGTATAAACCTCACCATGGTCATCACCACCTCGGCCGCCATCATCATTGA
- the LOC131071325 gene encoding abscisic stress-ripening protein 5-like — translation MSHHHNHHHHHGHQEGGYPYAPGYQEGSFPYAPPPPQPGTYLQAPGAYPYAPPPPPQPGAYSQVPGAYFPAPYPSSEGLQYQYAEEEAKKHKNREHMAEVGALAAGAFALYEGHEAKVDPEHAGRHKMEAEIAGAAAVGAVGYAVYEHHESNKYEPHHKHHGHHHHH, via the exons ATGAGCCACCACCATAACCATCACCACCACCATGGCCACCAAGAAGGGGGCTACCCATATGCCCCAGGCTATCAAGAAGGGTCCTTCCCATATGCTCCTCCACCACCACAACCAGGGACTTATCTTCAAGCTCCAGGGGCTTACccatatgctcctcctccaccaccacaacCAGGGGCATATTCTCAAGTTCCGGGAGCTTATTTCCCAGCACCTTACCCTTCATCAGAGGGCCTGCAATATCAATATGCAGAGGAAGAGGCAAAGAAGCACAAGAACCGTGAGCATATGGCTGAGGTGGGAGCTTTAGCAGCAGGTGCCTTTGCCTTG TACGAAGGGCATGAGGCGAAGGTCGATCCAGAGCACGCAGGGAGACACAAAATGGAGGCAGAAATAGCTGGGGCAGCTGCCGTTGGGGCGGTGGGCTACGCTGTGTATGAACACCATGAGAGCAACAAGTATGAGCCTCACCATAAACACcatggtcatcaccatcatcattga